A single region of the Nocardioides aquaticus genome encodes:
- a CDS encoding ABC transporter ATP-binding protein: protein MGVEIKVEHLTKSFGKQLIWGDVTLTIPAGEICVMLGPSGTGKSVFLKTLIGLLKPDRGSVIIEGTDIATCPERELYEIRKLFGVLFQDGAMFGSMNLYDNIAFPLREHTKKSESEVRDVVMEKLDLVGLLGTEDKLPGEISGGMRKRAGLARALVLDPEIVLFDEPDSGLDPVRTSFLNQLIVDLNAQIDATFLIVTHDINTARTVPDNIGLLYHKHLAMFGPREMLLSSEEPVVRQFLNAQKVGPIGMSEEKDADELAAESDQDLPALPPIPMQLEPSNGIPRRSQREPGAWCEENGITPPPGSFDQNMSMTTGA, encoded by the coding sequence ATGGGCGTGGAGATCAAGGTCGAGCACCTGACCAAGTCGTTCGGCAAGCAGCTGATCTGGGGAGACGTGACCCTCACGATCCCGGCCGGCGAGATCTGCGTGATGCTCGGTCCCTCGGGCACGGGCAAGTCGGTGTTCCTCAAGACGCTGATCGGGCTGCTCAAGCCCGACCGGGGCTCGGTGATCATCGAGGGCACCGACATCGCCACCTGCCCCGAGCGCGAGCTCTACGAGATCCGCAAGCTCTTCGGCGTGCTGTTCCAGGACGGCGCGATGTTCGGCTCGATGAACCTCTACGACAACATCGCCTTCCCGCTGCGCGAGCACACGAAGAAGTCCGAGTCCGAGGTCCGCGACGTCGTCATGGAGAAGCTCGACCTCGTCGGCCTGCTCGGCACCGAGGACAAGCTGCCCGGCGAGATCTCCGGCGGCATGCGCAAGCGTGCGGGCCTGGCCCGCGCCCTGGTGCTGGACCCCGAGATCGTCCTCTTCGACGAGCCCGACTCCGGTCTCGACCCGGTGCGCACCTCGTTCCTGAACCAGCTGATCGTCGACCTCAACGCCCAGATCGACGCGACGTTCCTGATCGTCACCCACGACATCAACACGGCCCGGACGGTGCCGGACAACATCGGGCTGCTCTACCACAAGCACCTGGCCATGTTCGGTCCGCGCGAGATGCTGCTGAGCTCCGAGGAGCCGGTCGTGCGCCAGTTCCTGAACGCCCAGAAGGTCGGCCCGATCGGCATGTCGGAGGAGAAGGACGCCGACGAGCTCGCGGCCGAGTCCGACCAGGACCTGCCGGCGCTGCCCCCGATCCCGATGCAGCTCGAGCCCTCCAACGGCATCCCGCGCCGCAGCCAGCGCGAGCCCGGCGCCTGGTGCGAGGAGAACGGCATCACCCCGCCCCCCGGTTCGTTCGACCAGAACATGTCCATGACCACGGGGGCCTGA
- the rplL gene encoding 50S ribosomal protein L7/L12: MAKLSTDELLDAFKEMTLIELSEFVKQFEDTFGVTAAAPVAVAAAPAAGGAAEEAVEQDEFDVILEAAGEKKINVIKEVRALTSLGLKEAKELVESAPKAIIEKTTKEAAQKAKEQLEGAGASVTVK; this comes from the coding sequence ATGGCGAAGCTCAGCACCGACGAGCTGCTCGACGCGTTCAAGGAGATGACGCTGATCGAGCTCTCCGAGTTCGTGAAGCAGTTCGAGGACACCTTCGGCGTCACCGCGGCCGCTCCGGTCGCCGTCGCCGCCGCGCCCGCCGCCGGTGGTGCCGCGGAGGAGGCCGTCGAGCAGGACGAGTTCGACGTCATCCTCGAGGCCGCCGGCGAGAAGAAGATCAACGTGATCAAGGAGGTGCGCGCCCTGACCTCCCTCGGCCTGAAGGAGGCCAAGGAGCTCGTGGAGTCCGCCCCCAAGGCGATCATCGAGAAGACCACGAAGGAGGCTGCTCAGAAGGCCAAGGAGCAGCTCGAGGGCGCCGGCGCGTCCGTCACCGTCAAGTGA
- a CDS encoding MlaE family ABC transporter permease — protein sequence MSSLTSAKFLRPVGAAGTLFAFALDVGRALFRRPFQTREFIQQAWFVASVTIVPTALVAIPFGAVIALQVGGLIRQFGAQSFTGSASVLAVVQQAAPIATALLIAGAGGSAIAADLGARKIREELDAMMVLGIDPIQRLVVPRVLGCMLVAVFLNGMVSVVGVAGGYVFNVGLQGGTPGAYIASFTALAQLPDLWVGLVKALIFGLIAAIVAAYKGMNAGGGPKGVGDAVNESVVITFVLLFIVNFIISAIYLQVVPPKTG from the coding sequence GTGTCGTCGCTGACCAGCGCGAAGTTCCTGCGGCCCGTCGGCGCGGCCGGGACCCTCTTCGCCTTCGCGCTCGACGTGGGACGGGCCCTGTTCCGGCGGCCGTTCCAGACCCGCGAGTTCATCCAGCAGGCCTGGTTCGTGGCCTCGGTGACGATCGTGCCGACCGCCCTGGTCGCCATCCCGTTCGGCGCGGTGATCGCGCTGCAGGTCGGAGGGCTGATCCGGCAGTTCGGGGCGCAGTCCTTCACCGGCTCGGCCTCGGTGCTCGCGGTGGTGCAGCAGGCCGCCCCGATCGCGACGGCCCTGCTGATCGCGGGTGCCGGCGGCTCGGCGATCGCCGCCGACCTCGGCGCGCGCAAGATCCGCGAGGAGCTCGACGCGATGATGGTGCTGGGCATCGACCCGATCCAGCGCCTCGTGGTGCCCCGCGTCCTGGGCTGCATGCTCGTCGCGGTGTTCCTCAACGGCATGGTCAGCGTGGTCGGCGTGGCCGGCGGCTACGTCTTCAACGTCGGGCTGCAGGGCGGTACGCCGGGGGCGTACATCGCCAGCTTCACCGCGCTCGCGCAGCTGCCCGACCTCTGGGTGGGCCTGGTCAAGGCGCTGATCTTCGGGCTGATCGCGGCGATCGTGGCCGCGTACAAGGGGATGAACGCCGGTGGCGGCCCCAAGGGCGTGGGCGACGCCGTCAACGAGTCCGTGGTCATCACCTTCGTGCTGCTGTTCATCGTGAACTTCATCATCAGCGCCATCTACCTCCAAGTCGTCCCACCGAAGACGGGCTGA
- a CDS encoding MCE family protein: MTKLLAMHKTLGVAFLLLLLAAAYLTYGIFSKQFVTYEEVALQTSKIGLQLPARADVKIRGVIVGEVLAFEPTEDGAEVTLGLYPDQVDIIPQNVTGAILPKTLFGEKYVSLVVPPEPSSEHITAADTVEQTAVATEVEEVLNDLYPLLRTVQPAELNMTLNALSTALEGRGEQVGETIEVTEAYLRKINPEIPLFIDDLRLASETSDIYADVLPELGTILDNTVITTGTLEDREAKLQALFNDVASFSDTTRTFLRDNGDNLVRSGELGAASFRVLAKYSPEFPCLLGGVVNSGKGQAEAFRNFTLHIVLETIPNQPRGYTPADRPRVGDKRGPNCLNLPNPPGSQANPFNDIPNFDDGVDEPTGKGTTRVAPSYWLRDGMGFAGSREESDVLKGLLAPGMGVPTTDVGDLGPLLVAPMARGAKVGLR, from the coding sequence ATGACCAAGCTGCTCGCGATGCACAAGACGCTCGGCGTCGCCTTCCTCCTGCTGCTGCTGGCGGCGGCGTACCTGACGTACGGGATCTTCTCGAAGCAGTTCGTGACCTACGAGGAGGTCGCGCTGCAGACCTCCAAGATCGGGCTCCAGCTGCCAGCGCGCGCCGACGTCAAGATCCGCGGCGTGATCGTGGGGGAGGTGCTCGCCTTCGAGCCCACCGAGGACGGCGCCGAGGTGACCCTGGGCCTGTACCCCGACCAGGTCGACATCATCCCGCAGAACGTCACGGGCGCGATCCTGCCCAAGACGCTGTTCGGCGAGAAGTACGTCTCGCTCGTCGTGCCGCCCGAGCCGTCCTCCGAGCACATCACCGCCGCCGACACCGTCGAGCAGACCGCGGTGGCCACCGAGGTGGAGGAGGTGCTCAACGACCTCTACCCGCTGCTCCGCACCGTCCAGCCGGCCGAGCTCAACATGACCCTGAACGCCCTGTCGACGGCACTGGAGGGCCGCGGAGAGCAGGTGGGCGAGACGATCGAGGTCACCGAGGCCTACCTGCGCAAGATCAACCCGGAGATCCCGCTGTTCATCGACGACCTCCGGCTGGCCTCCGAGACCTCCGACATCTACGCCGACGTGCTGCCCGAGCTGGGCACCATCCTGGACAACACCGTGATCACCACCGGGACGCTGGAGGACCGCGAGGCCAAGCTCCAGGCGCTGTTCAACGACGTCGCGTCGTTCTCGGACACCACCCGGACCTTCCTGCGCGACAACGGCGACAACCTGGTCCGCTCCGGCGAGCTCGGTGCCGCGTCGTTCCGGGTCCTGGCGAAGTACTCACCCGAGTTCCCGTGCCTGCTCGGCGGGGTCGTCAACTCCGGCAAGGGCCAGGCCGAGGCGTTCCGCAACTTCACCCTCCACATCGTGCTGGAGACGATCCCGAACCAGCCGCGCGGCTACACGCCCGCCGACCGGCCCCGGGTGGGTGACAAGCGCGGCCCGAACTGCCTGAACCTGCCGAACCCCCCGGGGTCCCAGGCCAACCCGTTCAACGACATCCCGAACTTCGACGACGGCGTGGACGAGCCGACCGGCAAGGGCACCACCCGCGTCGCCCCGAGCTACTGGCTGCGCGACGGCATGGGCTTCGCCGGCAGCCGTGAGGAGTCCGACGTGCTCAAGGGCCTGCTCGCCCCGGGCATGGGCGTGCCGACCACCGACGTCGGGGACCTCGGTCCGCTGCTGGTCGCGCCGATGGCGCGGGGGGCCAAGGTGGGGCTGCGGTGA
- a CDS encoding MCE family protein, translating to MEALKKAVGPLVVVALVLAGALVMLDGDDRKTVTALFPRAISVYEGSDVRVLGVPVGTVDTVTPEGTAVRVEMSYESSTDIPADATAVIVAPSIVGDRFVQLTPPYGREGASTDTLPDGAELGLDRTSVPIELDQIYSSLNDLSVALGPDGANADGALTDLLESTADNFAGQGESFNQTIRDFSTLTTTLDDNKEELFGATAELGQFVETLADNDQTVRDFNQSLAQVSSVLSGEREELRAALSNLATALTEVGRFVRDNRDILTEDIAGLNDVAKILSDRRAALDEVLEVAPVALNNLALTYNPEAGTLDTNANLGMLPEQILDDPSRFLCGLVEPNDPTDGGACDAIQLLVDDILQQGNNRAPFLGAGTGTSYGERFDPSLGGLVEGTR from the coding sequence ATGGAGGCGCTGAAGAAGGCCGTCGGGCCCCTGGTCGTCGTCGCGCTGGTGCTGGCCGGCGCGCTGGTGATGCTCGACGGCGACGACCGCAAGACCGTCACCGCCCTGTTCCCGCGGGCCATCTCGGTCTACGAGGGCAGCGACGTGCGCGTGCTCGGGGTGCCGGTCGGCACCGTCGACACCGTCACCCCCGAGGGCACCGCCGTGCGCGTCGAGATGAGCTACGAGTCCTCGACCGACATCCCGGCCGACGCGACCGCGGTGATCGTGGCGCCCTCGATCGTGGGGGACCGGTTCGTGCAGCTCACCCCGCCGTACGGGCGTGAGGGCGCGAGCACCGACACGCTGCCCGACGGGGCCGAGCTCGGGCTGGACCGCACGTCGGTGCCGATCGAGCTGGACCAGATCTACTCCAGCCTGAACGACCTGTCGGTCGCGCTCGGCCCCGACGGGGCCAACGCCGACGGCGCGCTGACCGACCTGCTCGAGTCGACCGCGGACAACTTCGCCGGCCAGGGGGAGTCGTTCAACCAGACCATCCGCGACTTCAGCACCCTGACCACGACGCTGGACGACAACAAGGAGGAGCTCTTCGGAGCCACCGCCGAGCTCGGTCAGTTCGTCGAGACCCTGGCCGACAACGACCAGACCGTCCGCGACTTCAACCAGTCCCTGGCGCAGGTCTCCTCGGTGCTCTCCGGCGAGCGCGAGGAGCTGCGCGCCGCGCTGTCCAACCTGGCGACCGCGCTGACCGAGGTCGGCCGGTTCGTCCGCGACAACCGCGACATCCTCACCGAGGACATCGCCGGGCTGAACGACGTCGCGAAGATCCTCTCGGACCGGCGGGCGGCGCTCGACGAGGTGCTCGAGGTGGCCCCGGTGGCGCTGAACAACCTCGCCCTGACCTACAACCCCGAGGCCGGCACCCTCGACACCAACGCGAACCTCGGGATGCTCCCGGAGCAGATCCTCGATGATCCCAGCCGGTTCCTCTGCGGCCTGGTGGAGCCCAACGACCCCACGGACGGCGGGGCCTGCGACGCGATCCAGCTGCTGGTCGACGACATCCTCCAGCAGGGCAACAACCGCGCCCCGTTCCTCGGGGCAGGGACCGGTACGTCCTACGGCGAGCGCTTCGACCCGAGCCTCGGCGGACTGGTGGAGGGCACCCGATGA
- a CDS encoding MCE family protein — MKLFDAKTSKDFVRLIVFVVVTSLLTGVLVILIGNISFGEREDYRAVFSDATGVVKGDDVRVAGVKVGTVADVTVVDRDQALVSFDVATDVPMTGRTFATIRYRNLVGQRYISLTEEIGDDARLEPGDTIPASRTAPALDLTVLFNGFKPLFKALSPEDVNQLSYEIVQVFQGEGGTLESLLGHTASVTSTLADRDEVIGDLLTNLDFVLDHLADRDEQLSDLILSFRRLVGGLKDDRQAILGSLDGISELSVETAGLVEGIRPPLVQDVKQLRRFAGNINENRGELDRAMKVLPIKLNKIGRTATYGSWFNFYLCEFKGRIDLPVVDELGGLPVDLPQSLAVQYSTNAERCDLG, encoded by the coding sequence GTGAAGCTCTTCGACGCCAAGACCAGCAAGGACTTCGTCCGGCTGATCGTCTTCGTGGTGGTCACCAGCCTCCTCACCGGGGTCCTGGTGATCCTGATCGGCAACATCTCCTTCGGCGAGCGCGAGGACTACCGCGCGGTCTTCTCCGACGCCACCGGCGTGGTCAAGGGCGACGACGTCCGCGTCGCCGGCGTCAAGGTCGGCACCGTCGCCGACGTGACGGTCGTCGACCGGGACCAGGCGCTGGTCTCCTTCGACGTCGCCACCGACGTCCCGATGACCGGCCGCACCTTCGCCACGATCCGCTACCGCAACCTGGTCGGCCAGCGCTACATCTCGCTGACCGAGGAGATCGGCGACGACGCCCGCCTCGAGCCCGGCGACACCATCCCGGCCTCGCGCACGGCGCCCGCGCTCGACCTCACCGTGCTGTTCAACGGCTTCAAGCCGCTCTTCAAGGCGCTCTCGCCCGAGGACGTCAACCAGCTGTCGTACGAGATCGTCCAGGTGTTCCAGGGCGAGGGCGGGACGCTGGAGAGCCTGCTGGGCCACACCGCGTCGGTCACCAGCACCCTGGCCGACCGCGACGAGGTGATCGGCGACCTGCTGACGAACCTGGACTTCGTCCTCGACCACCTCGCCGACCGCGACGAGCAGCTCAGCGACCTGATCCTGTCCTTCCGCCGCCTCGTGGGTGGGCTGAAGGACGACCGCCAGGCCATCCTCGGCTCGCTGGACGGCATCTCGGAGCTCTCGGTCGAGACCGCCGGCCTGGTCGAGGGCATCCGCCCCCCGCTGGTGCAGGACGTCAAGCAGCTGCGTCGCTTCGCCGGCAACATCAACGAGAACAGGGGCGAGCTGGACCGGGCGATGAAGGTGCTGCCGATCAAGCTGAACAAGATCGGCCGGACCGCGACGTACGGCTCGTGGTTCAACTTCTACCTGTGCGAGTTCAAGGGCCGGATCGACCTCCCGGTCGTCGACGAGCTCGGCGGCCTGCCGGTCGACCTGCCCCAGTCGCTGGCCGTCCAGTACAGCACCAACGCCGAGAGGTGTGACCTCGGATGA
- a CDS encoding MCE family protein codes for MSTPFRERNPVIIGAISLTAVAGLLVAGFRAQDLPLIGGGDTYYAAFSEAGGLEPGDEVRIAGVRVGQVDDLVVEEGRVKATFTIKTDSAFGTDTGAAIKVKTLLGDMFLALQPSGEGQLDEGAEIPLERTSSPYDVVEAFEGLSETVDDVDTEQLAASLTTLADLTRNTPEEFRSALDGVSRLSSNIAARDDQIQSLLVNLERFSSVLDDRDEDIIALMRDADVLFRALVARREQINALLVSTSTLSEELTLLVRQTRADLEPALREVDGVLDVLNANGENLDESLRLMAPFYRVFANTLGNGPWFDTYIENIPPVPDVGNGLPLGVN; via the coding sequence ATGAGCACCCCGTTCCGTGAGCGCAACCCCGTCATCATCGGGGCGATCAGCCTGACCGCCGTGGCGGGCCTGCTGGTGGCGGGCTTCCGTGCCCAGGACCTGCCCCTGATCGGCGGCGGCGACACCTACTACGCGGCCTTCTCCGAGGCCGGCGGCCTCGAGCCCGGCGACGAGGTCCGCATCGCCGGCGTCCGCGTCGGCCAGGTCGACGACCTGGTCGTGGAGGAGGGTCGCGTCAAGGCCACCTTCACCATCAAGACCGACTCGGCGTTCGGCACCGACACCGGTGCGGCGATCAAGGTCAAGACCCTGCTCGGCGACATGTTCCTGGCCCTCCAGCCCAGCGGGGAGGGGCAGCTCGACGAGGGCGCCGAGATCCCGCTGGAGCGGACCTCCTCGCCGTACGACGTCGTGGAGGCGTTCGAGGGCCTGTCGGAGACCGTGGACGACGTCGACACCGAGCAGCTCGCCGCGTCGCTGACCACGCTGGCCGACCTCACCCGCAACACGCCCGAGGAGTTCCGCAGCGCGCTGGACGGGGTGTCGCGGCTGTCCTCGAACATCGCCGCGCGCGACGACCAGATCCAGTCGCTGCTGGTGAACTTGGAGCGGTTCTCCTCCGTGCTCGACGACCGCGACGAGGACATCATCGCGCTCATGCGCGACGCCGACGTGCTCTTCCGGGCCCTGGTGGCCCGGCGCGAGCAGATCAACGCCCTGCTCGTCTCCACCTCCACGCTGTCCGAGGAGCTGACCTTGCTGGTGCGCCAGACGCGGGCCGACCTGGAGCCGGCGCTCCGGGAGGTGGACGGGGTGCTCGACGTGCTGAACGCGAACGGCGAGAACCTCGACGAGAGCCTGCGGCTGATGGCGCCCTTCTACCGGGTCTTCGCCAACACCCTCGGCAACGGGCCCTGGTTCGACACCTACATCGAGAACATCCCGCCGGTGCCCGACGTCGGCAACGGCCTCCCGCTCGGGGTGAACTGA
- a CDS encoding MlaE family ABC transporter permease has protein sequence MAGIRSVYQRPLSSLDTMGEQLSFYLRALAATPRSVKRYPKEILRILAEVTLGSGALAVIGGTVGVIAAMTFFTGAQVGLSGYAALDQIGTAPFAGFVSAYFNTREIAPLVAGIALAATVGCGFTAQLGAMRISEEVDALEVMAIPSMPFLVTTRIVGGLIAIIPLYVVGLLSSYFATRLTVTQFYGQSAGTYDYYFNQFLPPGDVLWSFGKVLVFAVVVILIHCYHGYTASGGPAGVGVAVGRAVRTSIVAVNVIDLFLSMAIWGTTTTVRLAG, from the coding sequence ATGGCCGGGATCCGATCCGTCTACCAGCGACCGCTGTCCTCGCTGGACACCATGGGCGAGCAGCTGTCGTTCTACCTGCGCGCGCTCGCCGCCACCCCGCGGTCGGTCAAGCGCTACCCCAAGGAGATCCTGCGCATCCTCGCCGAGGTCACCCTCGGCTCCGGCGCGCTGGCCGTCATCGGCGGCACCGTCGGCGTGATCGCGGCGATGACCTTCTTCACCGGCGCCCAGGTGGGCCTCTCGGGGTACGCCGCGCTCGACCAGATCGGCACCGCGCCCTTCGCCGGCTTCGTGTCGGCCTACTTCAACACCCGCGAGATCGCCCCCCTGGTCGCCGGCATCGCCCTGGCCGCCACCGTGGGCTGCGGGTTCACCGCCCAGCTCGGCGCGATGCGGATCTCCGAGGAGGTCGACGCCCTCGAGGTGATGGCGATCCCCTCGATGCCGTTCCTGGTCACCACCCGCATCGTCGGCGGGCTGATCGCGATCATCCCGCTGTACGTCGTCGGGCTGCTCTCCTCCTACTTCGCCACCCGGCTGACCGTCACCCAGTTCTACGGCCAGAGCGCGGGCACCTACGACTACTACTTCAACCAGTTCCTGCCGCCCGGTGACGTGCTCTGGTCGTTCGGGAAGGTCCTGGTCTTCGCCGTCGTGGTGATCCTGATCCACTGCTACCACGGCTACACCGCCAGCGGCGGGCCCGCGGGCGTGGGCGTGGCGGTCGGTCGCGCGGTGCGGACCAGCATCGTGGCGGTCAACGTGATCGACCTGTTCCTGTCGATGGCGATCTGGGGCACCACCACGACCGTGAGGCTGGCCGGCTGA